One stretch of Zingiber officinale cultivar Zhangliang chromosome 6B, Zo_v1.1, whole genome shotgun sequence DNA includes these proteins:
- the LOC121990376 gene encoding pectin acetylesterase 2-like, producing the protein MPVVTFTSDPIASLPVVMQSPVLVCLQALLSDCSAGGLASILHCDDFRSLLPSSANVKCFSDAGYFIDASRRRICRLLAIGCKLQVGASSHSMWCLR; encoded by the exons ATGCCGGTGGTGACTTTTACCAGCGACCCTATCGCCAGTCTCCCTGTCGTAATGCAGTCACCGGTGCTTGTATGCTTGCAGGCACTACTTTCTGATTGTTCAGCAGGGGGGCTGGCTTCCATTCTACACTGTGACGACTTCCGCAGTCTTTTACCATCAAGCGCGAATGTTAAATGCTTTTCTGATGCTGGTTACTTCATCGACGC GAGTCGACGAAGAATTTGCCGTCTTCTTGCAATTGGATGCAAACTCCAAGTAGGTGCTTCTTCCCACAGCATGTGGTGCCTACGATGA